AACCCACATTGAACTGCAGTTGCTGGCAAAAATTCtactaatatatattttttccttgtGCAATGCAGAAGCATTCTCTCATGTGTCATGCAACCAGAGTCCTTGTGTAGCCTTTGCCTAAGGTCAAGCACCTTCTTAATGTATACGAGCAGCTGTAGCAAGGAAAGTTGCACCCTTTTCCCACATATacattaaagtggttgtccaggcatACTCTGTTACATCAGACATCTGTATGCAGGGTGGTTAGTTTGCTGAGGTTAGGTGCCTTATAGCCAGCAAGTACCACCATACACAGTAAGATCCATGCTCAATACCCAATGGACAGATTATGCCTAGACCATCCCTTTAACATCTTGATTTACCTTGTAGTATAAATAGACCCTGTTATAGCATTGTACTTACTACCTCTAACTGGAAGAAAGCTAGGATGGTTCCAATTGATGCTGGAATACTACCTGTACTTTTTACAGAAGAGACAGGAGTGATGTGTGAAACCTTTATTTACTCATACCTCCACCAAACTGATGGACGCCTGGCAGGATGGTGCTGCCGCTTTttgtacagactttttttttaaacttgataCATTGTAAATAAAGACAAATATAAATCCAAGTATTCTTGTTTTTAATGTCAACATGTGAGCGAGTCCACGGGAGGGAAGGAGATGGTCCTGCAACTCAGCATCTAAATCCAGATCCTGTTAACAAATGCATAAGTTAGAATCAATGTATGAAAATAGGGTAACAATATTATAAATGGAAGGAGAACCATGGTAGTATTCATTTATATTACAAACTATGTTACAGCACAgggcaatttctttttttttttttttagagccttTCAGAAAAcaattccttcaaatcaactggtgctagaaagtgtctGAGATTGGTAATTCAATTAGgaagtctaatggtgcgtttacacagacagatttatctgacagatcttttgaagccaaaaccaggaacagactaaacagggatcaggtcataaaggaaagactgggatctatcctctattcaaatccattgctggctttggcttccaaaatctgtcagataaatctttctgtgtaaacacaccctaaagtctttgagtacttatcagctgatgtgtgtcctacagaaagtggtgtattctttccagcctggagagcaggagaggttttctatggagaactggacagtccctgacatggacagaggtgacagagcactgtgtcacactggaaagaatacagcacttcctgcaggacatacagtggctgataagtactggaagatgtgattaaaaaaaaaaaaaaaaaattaaacaaaagaaTGGGATTTGTTCCACACCATTATCCcatgctgattgacagctgactgcctatattCAGCATGGGAAGATaaatgccaatcagcagctggtgggcggagattCTGAAGCTCATTTATATCAAAGACTACTGGccttatgcacataatggaaaggactatcTTTCTCCAaatcagctgtacagaacaatCTTAGTGATCATGCTGTTCggcttctctgccactagtttatgctaccctgacatAGGACaacctaaacctactgacagtcttttTAAAAGGTTCTATCCTCAGTATAGGCCATCAATAATACATCAGTGGGGTTCTGACTGCCAGGACCCCCAATGCTCTAGCTGTAGTGCTCATGTAAGTGTTGTATTATTTCTAGCAGGGGGTTCAGGCTACTGGGGTGCCGTCCCATTTCTGGATTCTAGATAGATCTGTAAACAATATGTGCGGCCCTATGTGTCCCAACACACTAAAAGCTTGACTTTGGTCACTTACCGTTATTTATCGGTGACCGCTGCTTGTTTCTTCGGTTTTAATTTAAAGAAGAGAATTATTGCTGCAATGGATGCATATGTGGCCAATACACACTGTAAAACAACATCAGAGAATCTTAGGTAACATTCCCAAGGATCCCCATCGCTGCCCTCCCCATCTGTGTAATAACTTACATTCCTCCTGCCCACCATGGTGTAAGAGTTAAAGTACTTCTTGATGCCAGTGAAGTGGTGCTGTGCCCCTGAGTCGTGTCCTCCCATGGTCAGTCACCTGGAATACAAAACCAGTCAGATGTCAAAGAGGAGGAATAAATAAAGCAGCATGGTGCCTGCTGTGCACGGTGAGtacaatcagccccatagactttgAATACAGCAGTTAGCACACATGTCCTGATAATCCATTCTATCTTATGTGAGGAGAAAGGGACAGGAACACAATCAGACATTTCCTGAGTAACTTGATGGCACATaccatttaaaggggctgtccagtgaaaatctttttctttcagatcaactggtttcagaaagttatatagatttataatttacttctatttaaaaatctcaagccttcccaaacttatcggctgctgtatgtcctgcaggaagtggtgtattctttccagtctgacacagtgctctctgctgccccctcagtctatgtcaagaactgtccagagcagtagaggttttctatggggatttgctgctgctctggacagttcctggcatggacagaggtggcagcagagagcactgtcagactggaaagaaaacaccacttcctgcaggacaaacagcagctgataagtatgggaagatttgagatttttaaatagaagtaaattaaaaaaatctatgcaactttctgacaccagttgatttgaaagaaaaagttttttactAGGTAATCCCTTTAATAAGGTGACCATACCGTAAATTGGTGGCTTCAGTTGACATTTATCCAATGTGTATAGGGATGTGATGAACTACATTTGGTGAAGCTTACTGTAGACATCTCTAGTCCTCATTCCTGAGGTATAATGAAGGCTCCTCCCTCACTGGATGGAATAGTGGAATCTACAATATTATTATATCCTTTAGTGCAgtaattttcaaccttttttgagccgcggcacactttttatacttaaaaaatcccggggcacaccaccaaccaaaatggcacaaattgacactaaaacagtacatagtatacatatagttaataatttatatttgtatttatactcactcagtgtgaaacctgggcctgttttcttccccctgtgcttctctccaccatacttctcccccccccccccccacttctctcctgtgcttctctcccccatacttctcttcctgtgcttctctccgctgtttctctcccccatccccaggtttctctcccctgtttctcccccatccccaggtttctctcccctgtttctcccccatcgccaggtttctctcccctgtttctcccccatcgccaggtttctctcccctgtttctcccccatcgccaggtttctctcccctgtttctcccccatccccaggtttctctcccccattgttttctcctgcttttcacccccatccccaggtttctctcccccccttcctcctccgagatggtcgccgctgctgtccgcctcacctactggccgcccgtagggcccggacgtgctcctccaatcagcggagaccgggagcgtggtgcacgttgattggatgcgtgcatcacggcccgccgcagcgtaccacgctcctggtctccgctgattggatagaaGGAGCACATctgggcgctacaggcggccagtaggtgaggcggacagcagcagcggggcgatctgcaggggcaccatagtttggggaactttccccgcggcacacccgaccaagTGTCgcagcacactggttgaaaatcactgctttagtGGTATACTAATAAGTGCTGATAACACAGGGGGCACAAGGTCACTCTTAACTTTAATTGGGCAATGTaacgctgcatttacacggagcgataatttgccctatcgaacgattaacgatttcgaaataaTGAAACGATCAGcctttagatggaacgatatatcgtttggaaaaatagttattgcaatcgttttattTTAAGATGGCAAAAGCCAATCTCAGACATAGGATGAATCGGTCAAAGACAaattgatctgcaaatttttagccaacgacaatttgagaacatgttgaaagaatttAATGATCGATTTCTCGCttcatcgttcgctgtgtttgcacaaatgcgatcgttaatcgtgaaaattcgaatgataatcgttccgtgtaaacgcagcataaggctataCACCGCTTTAGCATACCGATTCTGATGTAGACACTAAACCTGGGGTAGGgacccttggccctccagctgctgcaaaactacaactcccatcatgcctgggcagccaaagctttagctgcaggGCCAAGATTCCGAAACCCCTGCACTAAACAGACATCACACACATAATGTGACTGCACCCCAActcctatagacttcaatgggggAGAGATGCATGCTGGGTAAGTCCACTACCTTGCAGAGACCTAATAGACTCCACAGGTAGGAAACCCCTTCAAAGAGGCTGCCAGAACAAGCAGAACCCATGCAATACTAGAACTTCCATCCAGCCAAaggctatcagggcatgatgggagttgtagttccagtcTGATGCCATGGTCTCCTCAATGATACAATCCGGCACAGCATGCTGTGTATTATAACAATCTGTAAGATAACACTCAGCGTGACAGCCGCCGCCACTCACCGGTCTGTACCCGCAGCAATGTGATCAATGCCCTTCAATGCCGACTGCTGCGTCCGCTGTCTCCGGCCTCTGGCTTTCTAGACACCGGCTCCGCTCATTGGTCGTTCGAACTGCCCGTCAAAATGTTCCACTTTCCTATTGGCTGTAAAATTGTCTCGTTCTCCAAGACGCAGAAGGTGACTCCATGACGCTACTTCCTCCCTGCCAGAAACAGGAAGTTCTGGTCACATGGCTGTATGCAAGAATTTTCTACTTCCGGGTTAACAGTGCTGCCACCACACGTGGGTATGATCGCTACTGCTGCGTGTTTCTGCTAGGGGAGCCAGGCTGTGACCAGCTGCTGTGTATGTGATCAGTGCTGCGGCTGGTAAGTtactgtcttaaagggaaacttcatATGCAGAACAGATCTAGGAAAGGAAGTTATTCTAAGTCTGGGCTATGTTTCTGACAGTAATAAAGCAATGTAAATGGTTTAGGAGGTTGTATGAGAGGTAAAATAGACATTGTGGTGATGCTGACTTCCTCCTATGGATCCTGTATACTACAACCTTTCCATTGCCAGCCTGAGAtgactgataacagagaacagtagACTGCATTCATCTGCCCAGCAGTGGAGACATGACTTATATGTCTTTAATGCAATCTCTTATGGGGCTGCTGTTTTGTAGATTGCACTTAGAACACTGCCAGCTGTCACCTTGTCACTATTCATTGTTATATAGAGGGGGTGTACTACTCTGAAGGAGTACCCTGCCTAAAGCGGTGGTTCAGAAAGGCTAAAGGCAGGTCGCCCCCCGCATGCTGCGCAGTAGACACGACGCACAATATCATTTCTTACTATCATCACTTTATGATCCACAGAGGGTCTAACATCTGGGACCCCTCCCCCGACACACTGATTGTGAGAATGAAGCTGATGCAGTGCTGTTGTAGCACTCTTCTCCCTTCTGAGTTGCATATGGTTAATCCAAAGTTAAAGGGATGTTCCCATCTCCAAAAGGTATTGGTAGGGATTAACAAACTGATTGGTGGATGTGTTATCTATGTgcccatacattttttttaacctttttttaaccatttttaaaaaaaaaatagtcaaaaaGGGATCTAAAGCCACTTGGGGCCATATGCATTAGTCCAGTAAACCTGTCCGGAAATCTGTGTAAGGACATGTTCACATCACGATTTGTAGACGTGTTCTTCATAGAAGTCAGCATCCTGTCATAATGGGATTTTGGCATatgtattaaagtgtcactgcagtTTGTAAAAACGTTTGACGTGTTATAGAGATGTGTGAAAATTTTTGATCGTTCCGGATCTGAGTGTTTGGGAGAAGACCggttctgtgtcacgtgatcagctGGGCTCTGTCTTattgcctatgtaagtctatggagcttgaCTAATGTCATGTGACATGGAGCCAGTCAGGTTTTGGCCCAGACCCTAAAGCGGGGTTTGTTTTGTATTCGGGAAAATGCATTCAGAGGTGTCTAGGGCGTTTAAGTACTTTGGACAAAATCATTAGTACTGGTACTACAGGTAGCCCGTTACATATAGTAGTCAGGTTGTCCCCTTCAGCATTACAGTAAAGTAGCACTGATCTtagtttttgatattttttttatttcattgcaGTCATACAGCAAAATGGAATCTATGGAAGAGAGTTTCCCTCGCGGAGGCTTCCAGAAGAAACCAGAGGGAACTGCTGCTAAGAAGAGACCACGGGAAGATGACAACCTCTTTTCTGTATGTCCTTGTTGAATtgtgtttatttttcttctttgtgtTAATATTTTaacgtttcaatagtttttattgaacagttttttgtttttaaatttctATAAACAATAAAATAGAGACTGGTGTATACACAGGATGTCTAACATTGTCTTGACCTAATGTCATAGGAATATACAACCAGAGTACTGAGTCCTATTAAGTCCTCACATAAtgaggtagatttatcaaacattgtgtaaagtgaaactgccccagttgcccctagcaaccaatcagattccacctttcattttcttaagtctgtgaggaatgaaaggtggaatctgattggttgctaggggcaactgagccagtttcacgttacaccatgtttgataaatctcccccattgtgtttgtaTTTTAAATGTCAATATTGtagacagtttttcttttgttaaagtatacctgtcattagaaaaaactttgacatgtgaCAGTGACCGAGTGTTCAGACTGCGACTGATCAGGAGCACCAGTGGGAGACTACTGCGCTGCTGTGCActcctctctctgcactgtgTCAGTCCGACCTGGACAGCCCCATCAACTTGCATTATGAGGCTGCCTAGGTCACCCAACACTGAGCTGGGAGAAAATGATTTGCGCATAGACTTCCTCTCGCTCGTTCTCCTCATCAGCCTCAACTTTTGGACCTGGAATGAccaaatttttgacatgttaaaagttttttcccCCAATAACAGGTACTCTTTTAATTTTTATGTGAACttaattaaaaaagaaacaaaaatgaaaaaatcctCTGAGTTTGCAGCATGAATGGTACATTAATTTCTGTTCTCTTCAGACATACAATGAAGACTtagaagagaagaaaaagaaaaatgatttAGGTGGAAAACCAAAGACGTCAAAAGCTGAGCAGAGTGCTGTAGTAAAAGACAAGACCAAAGGCATAGAATTGCTCGATTTTAAGGTTGGTACCTAGAATGAGAGAGTGCTTACTGCTGACTCTCATAAACATGTTCTGTTTAGTCAATCTTTGGGTGCACAGATATTTAGTGGAGGAGACTGGTGACTTTATCTTTTGATTTACAAGGTTTTTTGGAGTTAGTGTTCAGACACGGGTTCTCCAAAATGCATGAACTATACAAATAATTTGCTACATATTTAACCAAAAATGTTATAGAAATCAACATTACTTATCAGTGTTATGTTAGTGTGTATGAAATGTACTGTATAGGCTGTTAACTTCATGACATCTTATGGACTCTCCCCTACTGATTGATTTGTAGAGCCTCCAGGTCGGCATGTTGTTTCTGGGTTGTGTGAAAGAAGCCAAAGATTTTGAGTTGGCTGTTAACTTGCCGTATGGGATGACAGGCTACGTCCAGGCAACAAATGTCTGTGAGGCCTACACCAAGCTGCTGAATGAGCAGGTGGAAAAGGATGAACCCTTGGAGGTAAGGACCTGTGCTTACTTAATAGGACTGTTATAAAGGATCTATCTCACCATTCATTAATGAGACCTGCGACACTGTAGCTGCTGCTTCCTAACTAACGACTAAGCTCTAAGTCAGGGGtgctccctccagctgttgcaaagctacaattcccaccacGCCTAGATAACCAAAAggtatgatggtaattgtagttttggaacggatggagggccacaggttgtgcACTCCTTCTATTAACTGGGTCTAAAAACACCCATGTTACTGTAGCTTTACATACTTGCCACAGGAAAATGACTGATCGTTTTCATGCAAAAAGGTCCTGATGGATATTACA
The nucleotide sequence above comes from Dendropsophus ebraccatus isolate aDenEbr1 chromosome 8, aDenEbr1.pat, whole genome shotgun sequence. Encoded proteins:
- the ATP5MK gene encoding ATP synthase membrane subunit K, mitochondrial; its protein translation is MGGHDSGAQHHFTGIKKYFNSYTMVGRRNCVLATYASIAAIILFFKLKPKKQAAVTDK